In the genome of Amia ocellicauda isolate fAmiCal2 chromosome 3, fAmiCal2.hap1, whole genome shotgun sequence, one region contains:
- the traip gene encoding E3 ubiquitin-protein ligase TRAIP, whose protein sequence is MPIRAYCTICSDFFDHSKDVAAIHCGHTFHYECLLQWFQSAPSKTCPQCRKQVSTRHIINKLFFDVGGEEEGARMDPESLQNELDKMRSILTSKEKEKKECQKMVEALRETVDRQVIALEGVKKELGEKNMLCSALKKQMKYLESQQDSVQSAKEEVRRLRTKMKTYESMDLLLQGQREEVEAMVKDMGVSHVAVEQLSIYCISLKKEYENLKASHRTSNDICEKLKREVFASNNKLQKATLEVSRTREELSAAQEDLKNSDKQINSLKKKVEFLQKTLSTPSRTNDAISRIVFESPAPLEIKQPFLHEPADSQDIDLNLTFDVATPEHQDKKTVPVPSKKMRMDPDQSSSGSGQTVNYSTENKKPRVQPEEEFSLAPLLRNSLLFRKKTFGSMLDPQTTKVGAVRTGFDGLGGRTKFIQPSPLSEIRPLVMKAKRKKVTRPVCSKISTNMMKLDSFLE, encoded by the exons ATGCCGATCCGGGCGTACTGTACCATCTGCTCCGACTTCTTTGATCACTCTAAAGATGTGGCAGCAATCCACTGCGGACACACCTTCCACTACGAATG TCTTCTTCAGTGGTTCCAGTCCGCTCCATCGAAGACCTGTCCTCAGTGCAGAAAACAG GTCAGTACCAGACACATCATCAACAAGCTGTTTTTCGATGTGGGAGGTGAGGAGGAGGGAGCCCGGATGGACCCTGAGAGCTTACAG aatgaaCTGGACAAAATGAGATCTATACTAACCTCCAAAG agaaGGAAAAGAAGGAGTGTCAGAAGATGGTCGAGGCCCTGCGGGAGACGGTGGACAGGCAGGTCATTGCTCTGGAGGGGGTGAAGAAGGAGCTCGGAGAGAAGAACATGCTGTGCTCCGCACTCAAG AAACAGATGAAGTACCTAGAGAGCCAgcaagacagtgtccagtcagccaaAGAGGAGGTGCGCCGCCTAAGGACCAAGATGAAGACCTATGAGAG TATGGACCTTCTCCTTCAGGGCCAGCGGGAAGAGGTCGAGGCTATGGTCAAGGACATGGGGGTGAGCCATGTGGCAGTCGAGCAACTGTCCATCTACTGCATCTCCCTCAAGAA AGAATATGAAAACCTTAAAGCAAGCCACAGGACCTCTAATGACATCTGTGAGAAACTCAAGAGAGAGGTTTTTGCATCCAACAACAAG TTACAGAAAGCTACCCTGGAGGTTAGCCGCACGAGAGAGGAATTGAGCGCAGCCCAGGAGGATCTGAAGAACTCTGACAAACAAATCAAT AGTCTGAAGAAAAAGGTAGAGTTCCTGCAGAAGACACTGAGCACTCCATCGCGCACCAATGACGCCATCAGCCGCATTGTCTTTGAAAG CCCTGCCCCCTTGGAGATAAAGCAGCCTTTTCTGCACGAGCCAGCAGACAGTCAGGACATTGACCTTAACTTGACCTTTGACGTCGCAACCCCTGAGCATCAAGACAAAAAGACTGTCCCTGTTCCCTCCAAGAAAATGCGTATGGATCCTGACCA GTCATCTTCAGGATCTGGACAGACTGTCAACTATTCCACTGAAAATAAG AAACCCCGAGTCCAGCCCGAAGAGGAGTTTTCCTTGGCCCCCTTGCTCCGTAACTCTCTGCTCTTCAGGAAAAAGACCTTTGGAAGCATGTTGGACCCCCAGACTACCAAAGTGGGCGCT gtcAGAACTGGCTTTGATGGACTGGGAGGAAGAACCAAATTCATTCAGCCT TCACCCCTATCGGAAATCCGTCCACTTGTGATGAAGGCAAAGCGGAAAAAGGTCACCAGGCCAGTCTGTAGCAAGATTTCCACCAATATGATGAAACTGGACAGCTTTCTGGAGTGA